The bacterium nucleotide sequence CGCCAGACCCGGACCCGGTGGGCGAGGATATGGAATATGCCCAGGACGACGACCAGAAGGCTGAGCAGGAGCGCGGCGGTTATCTGGATCGATTCGCTCAGGTAGATCGCGCCGCCGTCCTTGGTGATGTCCAGGGAAGCGCGCAGAAAGAGGCAGGCCAGGACGAAAAACCGGGGGCGGAAAACGAAAACGCCGACGGCGCCCGTCAGCAGCACCAGTACCAGCGGGGCCAGGGGGTTGGGGTAGAGGTTGAGCAGCGCCGCGAACACGACCGCGGCCGCGGCCAGCCCCGCCGCGGCCGGGAGACGACCCTTATCTCGTCCTGTTTCCATGAAGCCACTGCCTGAAAACGATGGGGAGAAACCGCGCGTCCCGGACCAGGTACCTCCGGCCCAGGCGCCGGGGCTCCCGGAGCAGCCGCCAGCACCATTCCATTCCGGCGCGGCGCATCCAGCGGGGCGCGCGGGGGACTTGGCCGGAAAGGAAATCGAACCCGGCCCCGCAGGGGACGCTGAAGGCGGGGTGGTAGTCCCGGCGGTAGCGGCTGATCCACCGCTCCTGCTTGGGGGTCCCCAGCCCCACGAAGACCAGGTCGGCCCCTGAGCGGCGGATGGCTTCCGTCACGGCCCGGTTCCGCTCCGGATCGAGCTCGAAGCCGAAGGGGGGGCATTCGACCCCGGCCACCTCCAGCCCCGGGTTTTCTTCCCGCAGACGCCGGGCGGCGGCGGCGGCGGCCCCGGGTCGGCCGCCGAGGAAAAACAGCCGGAAACGCCGGGCGGCCGCCGGGGCGGCGAACCGGACCAGGAAATCGGACCCGGAAATTTTGGCCCGAAGCGGCGTGCCCAAAAGCCGCGCCACCCACAGCAGCGGCATCCCGTCGGCGAAGACCAGGTCCGCTTCCCGGTTGATCTCCCGGAAACCGGGGTCGGAGTCCGCCAGGACCACGTGGTCGACGTTGGGGGTGGTGACGTAGCCGCCGCGGCGACGGGCCGCCAGCTCCGCCACCTTCTCCAGGGCTTCGCTCCAGTCGAGGTCGTCGATCTCGAGGCTCCCGATCCTGACCCGCGGCCGTTTCACCCTTCCCTTCCTTCCCGCCGCGCCAGCAGGTCCCGGTAGAGGCGCTCGTAGTTGCGGACCATGATCTGTACGTCGAAACGTTCGCGGGCGCGGGCGCGGCCGGCCTCCCCCAGGGCCCGGCGGCGCCCCGGGTCGCGGAGCAGGCGGACGATCTCCCGGGCCAACGCGCCGGCGTCGGCGCTGGGGACGCCTTCCCCGCGCTCCCGGCCCCCGGTGACCTCGAGGTTGCCGTCGACGTCGGTGGCCACGATCGGCAGCCCCGCCGCCATGGCTTCGATCAACACCACCGGCAGCCCTTCCCAGAGGGAGGGGAGCACGAAGAGGTCGAACGCGCTCAGCACCTCGGGGATGTCCTCGCGGAACCCGGGGAACCGGAAGCGGTCCCCCAACCCCCGATCCCGGACGCGCGCCTCGAGTTCGCCCCCGAGCTCGCCCTCCCCGAAGACCAGGAAGCGGGCCTCGGGCACCTCGCGGACGACGTCCGGGGCGGCGTCGACCAGATAGCGAAACCCTTTCTGGCGGGTCAGGTGCCCCAGGCTGCCCACCAGCAGCTCGTCCGGCCCGACCCCCATCCGCTTTCGGACCTCCTCCCTGGTCCCCGGGGGGACGCGGTAGCGGGAGGTTTCGATCCCGTTGTGAAGAACCGTGACTTTATCCGCCGGCATCCCCTCGCGCTCGACCGCGAACCGCCGCACCGCTTCGGAAACTGCCGTGATCCGGTCGGCCCACCGGGCGGTGGCCCGGTCGAGCCAGAGCTGGGAGCGGGGCCGCCAGACGTAGCTGTTGTGCAGGGTGGAGACGACGGCGGCGCCGGCGCGCTTGCCCAGGATCCTCCCGTAGACGGCGTCGCGGTAGAGGTGGGTGTGGACCAGATCGATGCGGCGGTCGCGGATCAGCCGCCGGAACGCCCGGAGCGCCCGGTACTCGAAGTAGGCCCTCATCCCCAGAACCGCCACCTCCACCCCGGCCCGGGCGAAGTCCTCGGCCATGTCGGTCTGGGGGCGGAGACAGAGAACCAGGGGTTGGAACCGGTCCCGGTCGAGCCGGCTCGCCAGTTCCAGGATCATCTTTTCCGCCCCCCGGCGGTCGAGGACGGACGTCGTGATCAGTATATTCGATCGCCTCATGGATTCTCCGGAGCGGCTGTCACCGGCGGCCGAGCAGGCGCCGGAGTTGATTATTAAATCCGGCGAGGGAACGGTCGTCAAGGAGTATGCGGGAGCCGAGGAGGAGGTAGACCGCGGCGAAGACCGCCACGGCGACCAGGGCGGCTCCCGGGGAAGGGAGCTCCGTGAAGCAGGCCCGGTAAACCCCGGCGCCGACCGCGGCCGCCAGGGCGCAGAGGACCGTCCCCGCGTACCGGGAAGAAAACGGGCCGACTCCGAGAATCGCCCCGACCTCGATCAGCCGGAGCAGGTTGATCCCCGCCAGCGAAACCCCCGTGGCCAGGGCCGCCCCGGCGCCCCCGTAGACGGGGATCAGGGCCAGGTTGAGGGCGACGTTCACTCCCACCATCGCCGCCGCGTTGTAGAATTCGACCCGGGAATGGCCGGTCATGCTCAGGAGAACCCCGGCCGAGCCCACGCCCAGGTTGACCAGCTGGCCCCAGCCGAGGATGGCGAGTATCCCCCACCCCGGAGAGAAGGAGGGGCCGAACGAGGAGAAGACCGCCGGCGACCCCCAGAACAGCACGCCGAACAATCCCACCCCGCCGTAGAGGACCCAGGGGGTCGACGCCCGGTAGATCGCCGACAGCGCCGCCTTGTCCTCCCTGCCGATCTCGGCCACGGTCGGCTCCATGATCGCGTTCACCGCTTCCATGGGCAGGGCGATAAGCATGGCCAGGCGGGCGGCCAAGCCGTAAACCCCGACCTCGGAGGCGGTCCGGAAATGGCCGAGCATGATCAGGTCGATCCTGGTGAAGACGTAGTAGAGCAGCCCCACCGCCAGCAGGGGCAGCGAATAGCCCAGGAGCCCGGGAAACCCTTCCCGGGGAAACGCGCCGGCCGGGGTCCCGGCCCCGGAGGCCAGCAAGGGCCGCAGGAGCAGCCAGGCCCCGGCCGCGGCCAGGGGAATGGAGACGCACCAGGCCAGGACCACGGCGTCGAATCCCAACCCCGCCAGGAAGGCGCCCCCGATCAGGATCAGGGCCGCCGCCGGCTGGGCGATGTTTTCCAGAAAAACCTTCTTGCCGATCTCCTTGAAAGCCTGGAGCCCGGAAACGAGCACGGTCATGACCGCGAAGGCGGGGACGGCGGCCGCGACGATCTTCAGCGCGGTTTCCAGGCCGGGGGAGCGGAAGAAACCGCGGGCCAGGGGAACGGCCCAGAACCAGAGCGCCGCGACCAGGAGCGCCCCCGCCGCCAGGGAAAAAGCGACCGACGAACCGATCGTGGCGCGCGCGCCGGAAAGATCGCCCCGGGCCAGGGCGCGGGCGGCGGACCGAACCACCCCGAATTTGAGGCCTCCGGTGGCGGCGAAACCGGCCAGGTTGAGGATGGTCACCGCCAGCATGTAGTCGCCCAGGGCGCCGCTGCCCGCCGCCCGGTTGATCAGGAACGCAGTCGCGAAGAACAGCAGATACTGGCAGCCGACGCCGGCGAACCGGCAGGCGGCGTTGCCCGCGAACCCGCGCCCTCGCTTCATGGTTGTCCGGCTCCCGGCGCCATCAGAGATAACCGAGGCCGCTCAGGCGTTCCCGAAGGGCGGCCGCTTCTCCGGGCGTGTATTCCGGGTCCTCCCCGGCGCTTCTCCCCCGGGGTCCGGCGGAAACGGCCGCCGCCGGAGCGGATCCGGGCCCGAGGGCCGCTCCTTCCATCTCCGGGGCAGCCGCCAGACCCAGCGCCGCCAGCACCGTGGGAGCGATGTCGAGGATGTCGGCGTCGCGGCGGACCGCCGGCCACCCCGGGCCCCGGCCGGCCCAGAATCCGTGGGGGTGGTGAACGCCGAAGGGATACTTCTCCCAGTCGCGCCACAGGGAGGCGCCCACGCAGCTCGAGGACATGTTCCAGCCGCTCCGGGCGAAATCGAGGAGCAGGTCGGGGGCCCGGTCGAGAAATTCCCCCCGGTAGACTTCTTCGCGGGGAAGCACCCCCCGGAAGATCGGACCCGGAAGGGCCGAAAGGCCGGAGCGGATCTCAGCCAGCGTCCGCTCCCGATCTTCCCCGGGGAGGACGTTACCCTCGGGCTCGCGCCCGGCCTGGTTGAGATAACACCCTTCCTCCATCCCCGGCGAGGCGTAGGCCCGGGTGCGGCTCCAGTCCACCAGGTCTTCCCCGGCGCGGCGGCGCACCCGTTCCACCAGTTTTCGGGGAACCAGCCGTTTGCAGGCGGTGCGGTTGAACGCGCCCAGCAGCTTCGAGACCTTCTTCCCCCCCCCTTTCCAGGCCAGGAAACCTTCGGCGCTCAACCAGTTGTTGAGGTAGAAGGTGCTCCTCAGGCCGGCGAAGCCGTGGTCCGAGGCGATCAGGAGCGTGTCCTTCTCCCCCATCCGCCCGGCCAGGCCCCCGACCGCGTCGTCCAGCGCCGCGAACAGGCGCAAGACCCCCTCCTCCACCCCCGCCGGGAAAGGAGCTTCCCCCAGCACCGCCTTCCCCCAGAGGTGCTGGATCCGGTCGGGGGTGACGAAGACCGCCATCAGGAATTCCGGGTCGGCCGAGGCTAAAAGTTCCTCCAGCAGGTTGCGTTTGCATTCCAGTTCGCTCCCGATCGCTTTCAGGGCCCGGTCCCCGACGAAATCCCGCTCGGGGTCGATGGCGAAGTCGAAGATGTAGCCGGGGTGGCGGCGGCGGATCTTT carries:
- a CDS encoding WecB/TagA/CpsF family glycosyltransferase; the protein is MKRPRVRIGSLEIDDLDWSEALEKVAELAARRRGGYVTTPNVDHVVLADSDPGFREINREADLVFADGMPLLWVARLLGTPLRAKISGSDFLVRFAAPAAARRFRLFFLGGRPGAAAAAARRLREENPGLEVAGVECPPFGFELDPERNRAVTEAIRRSGADLVFVGLGTPKQERWISRYRRDYHPAFSVPCGAGFDFLSGQVPRAPRWMRRAGMEWCWRLLREPRRLGRRYLVRDARFLPIVFRQWLHGNRTR
- a CDS encoding glycosyltransferase; the protein is MRRSNILITTSVLDRRGAEKMILELASRLDRDRFQPLVLCLRPQTDMAEDFARAGVEVAVLGMRAYFEYRALRAFRRLIRDRRIDLVHTHLYRDAVYGRILGKRAGAAVVSTLHNSYVWRPRSQLWLDRATARWADRITAVSEAVRRFAVEREGMPADKVTVLHNGIETSRYRVPPGTREEVRKRMGVGPDELLVGSLGHLTRQKGFRYLVDAAPDVVREVPEARFLVFGEGELGGELEARVRDRGLGDRFRFPGFREDIPEVLSAFDLFVLPSLWEGLPVVLIEAMAAGLPIVATDVDGNLEVTGGRERGEGVPSADAGALAREIVRLLRDPGRRRALGEAGRARARERFDVQIMVRNYERLYRDLLARREGREG
- a CDS encoding oligosaccharide flippase family protein — translated: MKRGRGFAGNAACRFAGVGCQYLLFFATAFLINRAAGSGALGDYMLAVTILNLAGFAATGGLKFGVVRSAARALARGDLSGARATIGSSVAFSLAAGALLVAALWFWAVPLARGFFRSPGLETALKIVAAAVPAFAVMTVLVSGLQAFKEIGKKVFLENIAQPAAALILIGGAFLAGLGFDAVVLAWCVSIPLAAAGAWLLLRPLLASGAGTPAGAFPREGFPGLLGYSLPLLAVGLLYYVFTRIDLIMLGHFRTASEVGVYGLAARLAMLIALPMEAVNAIMEPTVAEIGREDKAALSAIYRASTPWVLYGGVGLFGVLFWGSPAVFSSFGPSFSPGWGILAILGWGQLVNLGVGSAGVLLSMTGHSRVEFYNAAAMVGVNVALNLALIPVYGGAGAALATGVSLAGINLLRLIEVGAILGVGPFSSRYAGTVLCALAAAVGAGVYRACFTELPSPGAALVAVAVFAAVYLLLGSRILLDDRSLAGFNNQLRRLLGRR
- a CDS encoding alkaline phosphatase family protein yields the protein MERGKTTLIGLDGFNSGAYEYLAARGAIPNLVRIVSSGSRGTLLSTRPPYTGPAWVSMTTGVNPGHHGIFGFTRRRPGGYDHEVLTASRVGAPRIWDYAAAAGRDSLIFNVPFTFPAGAAPGRLVSGMLTPSLEADFAAPAPLAEKIRRRHPGYIFDFAIDPERDFVGDRALKAIGSELECKRNLLEELLASADPEFLMAVFVTPDRIQHLWGKAVLGEAPFPAGVEEGVLRLFAALDDAVGGLAGRMGEKDTLLIASDHGFAGLRSTFYLNNWLSAEGFLAWKGGGKKVSKLLGAFNRTACKRLVPRKLVERVRRRAGEDLVDWSRTRAYASPGMEEGCYLNQAGREPEGNVLPGEDRERTLAEIRSGLSALPGPIFRGVLPREEVYRGEFLDRAPDLLLDFARSGWNMSSSCVGASLWRDWEKYPFGVHHPHGFWAGRGPGWPAVRRDADILDIAPTVLAALGLAAAPEMEGAALGPGSAPAAAVSAGPRGRSAGEDPEYTPGEAAALRERLSGLGYL